In the Streptomyces fradiae ATCC 10745 = DSM 40063 genome, one interval contains:
- a CDS encoding ROK family protein: MRHVIALDVGGTGMKAALVGADGALLHEARRATGRERGPDAVVASILGFAADLLALGEERYGTRAEAAGVAVPGIVDPDGGIAVYAANLGWRDVPLRALLGERLGGLPVALGHDVRTGGLAEGRVGAGRGADRFLFVPLGTGIAGAIGIDGAIEAGAHGCAGEIGHIVVRPGGPACGCGQYGCLETLASASAVTRAWAEAGGDPDADAADCAKAVESGDPRALRVWRDAVDALADGLVTALTLLDPRTLIIGGGLAEAGETLFTPLRAAVAERITFQRPPVIVPAALGDTAGCLGAGLLAWDLLATDLEVSA, from the coding sequence GTGAGACACGTCATCGCCCTCGATGTGGGCGGCACCGGCATGAAGGCCGCCCTGGTCGGAGCCGACGGGGCACTGCTGCACGAGGCGCGGCGGGCGACCGGCCGCGAACGCGGCCCCGACGCCGTCGTCGCGTCCATCCTCGGCTTCGCCGCCGACCTGCTCGCCCTCGGCGAGGAGCGGTACGGCACGCGCGCCGAGGCCGCCGGGGTCGCCGTGCCCGGCATCGTCGACCCGGACGGCGGCATAGCCGTCTACGCGGCGAACCTCGGCTGGCGCGACGTCCCGCTGCGCGCCCTGCTGGGCGAGCGGCTCGGCGGCCTGCCTGTGGCGCTCGGCCACGACGTGCGCACCGGCGGCCTCGCCGAGGGGCGCGTCGGCGCGGGCCGGGGCGCCGACCGGTTCCTGTTCGTCCCGCTGGGCACCGGCATCGCGGGCGCCATCGGCATCGACGGCGCCATCGAGGCGGGCGCGCACGGCTGCGCCGGCGAGATCGGCCACATCGTCGTACGCCCCGGCGGCCCCGCCTGCGGCTGCGGGCAGTACGGCTGCCTGGAGACCCTGGCGTCGGCCTCGGCCGTGACCCGCGCCTGGGCGGAGGCCGGCGGCGACCCCGACGCGGACGCCGCCGACTGCGCGAAGGCCGTCGAATCGGGCGACCCGCGGGCCCTGCGGGTCTGGCGGGACGCGGTGGACGCCCTCGCCGACGGACTGGTCACCGCGCTCACCCTGCTGGACCCCCGCACCCTGATCATCGGTGGCGGTCTCGCCGAGGCGGGGGAAACCTTGTTCACACCGCTGCGGGCCGCGGTCGCGGAGCGGATCACGTTCCAGCGCCCGCCCGTCATCGTGCCCGCGGCCCTCGGGGACACCGCCGGCTGCCTGGGCGCGGGACTCCTCGCCTGGGACCTGCTCGCCACCGACCTGGAGGTATCCGCCTGA
- the nagA gene encoding N-acetylglucosamine-6-phosphate deacetylase, translated as MAVHADRKVLAGARVVLPTGVAEDGRVAVEGARIADAAALPADAPALDLTGHWLVPGFVDLHNHGGGGASFTSGTVEEVLRGIRTHREHGTTTLVASTVTGDMDFLAHRAGELSELAEQGDIAGIHFEGPFISPCRKGAHSEALLRDPDPAEVRKLIDAARGQARMVTLATELPGGVDSVHLLAEHGVIAAIGHTDATYEQTVEAIEAGATVATHLFNAMPALGHRAPGPIAALLEDERVTVELINDGTHLHPAALELAFRHAGAGRVAFITDAMDAAGFGDGVYHLGPLEVEVRDGVARLVEGGSIAGSTLTLDTAFRRAAIVDGLPVESIVQAVSANPAKLLGLYDRIGSIEPGKDADLVVLDEEFTLKGVMRRGEWVIEPQVG; from the coding sequence ATGGCCGTTCACGCCGACCGCAAGGTCCTCGCCGGGGCCCGTGTGGTGCTGCCGACCGGCGTCGCCGAGGACGGGCGGGTCGCCGTCGAGGGCGCCCGCATCGCCGACGCGGCCGCACTCCCCGCCGACGCGCCCGCGCTGGACCTCACGGGCCACTGGCTGGTGCCCGGCTTCGTCGACCTCCACAACCACGGCGGCGGCGGCGCCTCCTTCACCTCCGGCACCGTGGAGGAGGTCCTGCGGGGCATCCGCACCCACCGCGAGCACGGCACGACGACCCTCGTCGCGTCGACCGTCACCGGCGACATGGACTTCCTCGCCCACCGCGCGGGCGAGCTGTCCGAGCTGGCCGAGCAGGGCGACATCGCGGGCATCCACTTCGAGGGCCCGTTCATCTCCCCCTGCCGCAAGGGCGCCCACAGCGAGGCCCTGCTGCGCGACCCCGACCCGGCCGAGGTCCGCAAGCTGATCGACGCGGCGCGCGGCCAGGCCCGCATGGTGACCCTCGCGACCGAGCTGCCCGGCGGCGTCGACTCCGTGCACCTCCTCGCGGAGCACGGCGTCATCGCCGCCATCGGCCACACCGACGCCACGTACGAGCAGACCGTGGAGGCCATCGAGGCGGGCGCGACCGTCGCGACGCACCTGTTCAACGCGATGCCCGCGCTCGGGCACCGCGCCCCCGGCCCGATCGCCGCCCTCCTGGAGGACGAGCGGGTCACCGTCGAGCTGATCAACGACGGCACGCACCTGCACCCGGCCGCCCTGGAGCTGGCGTTCCGCCACGCCGGTGCCGGGCGGGTCGCGTTCATCACGGACGCCATGGACGCGGCCGGGTTCGGGGACGGGGTCTACCACCTCGGCCCGCTGGAGGTCGAGGTCAGGGATGGGGTGGCCCGGCTGGTCGAGGGCGGCTCCATCGCCGGGTCCACCCTCACCCTCGACACCGCCTTCCGGCGCGCCGCCATCGTCGACGGGCTGCCCGTCGAGTCGATCGTCCAGGCCGTCTCCGCCAACCCGGCGAAGCTGCTCGGCCTGTACGACCGGATCGGCTCCATCGAGCCGGGCAAGGACGCCGATCTGGTCGTCCTGGACGAGGAGTTCACGCTCAAGGGCGTCATGCGCCGGGGCGAATGGGTGATCGAGCCACAAGTGGGTTGA
- a CDS encoding DUF3263 domain-containing protein, translated as MTERRPPGLNDRERAVLAMERRSWPGPGAKERAIREQLDLSPVRYYQLLNALLDDERALAHDPVTVNRLRRLRASRESRR; from the coding sequence ATGACCGAACGGCGCCCCCCCGGGCTGAACGACCGCGAGCGCGCGGTGCTCGCCATGGAGCGCCGCTCCTGGCCGGGCCCCGGCGCCAAGGAGCGCGCGATCCGGGAGCAGCTGGACCTGTCCCCGGTCCGGTACTACCAGCTGCTCAACGCGCTGCTGGACGACGAGCGGGCGCTGGCCCACGATCCGGTCACGGTCAACCGGCTGCGCCGGCTGCGCGCCTCCCGCGAGTCCCGCCGCTGA
- the otsB gene encoding trehalose-phosphatase, translating into MPSNPLPRPVTAAGRDALAALLADPSAATVAVDFDGTLAPIVADPEQARAHPGAVPALAALAPRVASVAVVTGRPAGVAVRYGGFAGVPGLDHLVVLGHYGAERWDAATGEVRAAPEHPGVTAVRAELPGVLERAGAWPGTWIEEKGRAVAVHTRRAADPQAAFDALTGPLTDLATRHGLVVEPGRMVLELRPPGMDKGRALLEHVRETGARAVVYAGDDLGDLPAFAAVEKLRADGVPGLLVCSGSDEVQALAARADLTLDGPAQVVAFLAALAEAMPA; encoded by the coding sequence ATGCCCAGCAACCCGCTTCCCCGTCCCGTGACCGCCGCCGGGCGCGACGCCCTGGCCGCCCTCCTGGCGGACCCCTCGGCCGCCACCGTCGCGGTCGACTTCGACGGCACCCTGGCGCCCATCGTCGCCGATCCCGAGCAGGCGCGCGCCCACCCCGGAGCCGTCCCGGCGCTCGCCGCCCTCGCCCCGCGCGTCGCCTCCGTCGCCGTCGTCACCGGCCGCCCCGCCGGGGTCGCCGTGCGGTACGGCGGCTTCGCCGGGGTGCCCGGCCTCGACCACCTCGTCGTCCTCGGCCACTACGGCGCCGAACGCTGGGACGCCGCCACCGGCGAGGTCCGCGCCGCCCCCGAGCACCCCGGGGTCACCGCCGTACGGGCCGAACTCCCCGGCGTCCTGGAGCGGGCCGGCGCGTGGCCCGGCACCTGGATCGAGGAGAAGGGCCGCGCGGTCGCCGTCCACACCCGCCGCGCCGCCGACCCGCAGGCCGCGTTCGACGCCCTGACGGGGCCCCTCACCGACCTGGCCACCCGCCACGGCCTGGTCGTCGAACCGGGCCGGATGGTCCTGGAGCTGCGCCCGCCGGGCATGGACAAGGGCCGGGCGCTCCTGGAGCACGTACGGGAGACGGGCGCGCGGGCCGTGGTGTACGCGGGCGACGACCTGGGCGACCTCCCGGCGTTCGCGGCGGTCGAGAAGCTGCGCGCCGACGGGGTGCCGGGCCTGCTGGTGTGCAGCGGCAGCGACGAGGTGCAGGCCCTGGCCGCCCGCGCCGACCTCACCCTGGACGGCCCGGCACAGGTCGTCGCCTTCCTCGCCGCCCTGGCGGAGGCCATGCCCGCCTGA
- a CDS encoding ABC transporter substrate-binding protein, producing the protein MLAALTITATLSGCGTGGSEGVTLKLVAADYGSTDANTSKKYWDALARAYEQKTPGVKIDVNVLSWKDVDREVAAMVERGEAPDLAQIGAYADYARAGKLYPVDNLVSVPTQANFLPLLRQAGEVERVQYGLPFGASTRMLFFNEELLDQAGAEPPADWDGLREAAAKLKAKDVKYPFALPLGSEESQAETMMWLLGGGGGYRDATGTAYQIDSPANVETMTWLKEKLVGAGLTGPVAPGELDRQQAFDAFVRGEVGMLNGHPTLMDTARKAGVKVGTVPLPGIDGKAKATLGVADWMMAFKQNGHRKEIGAFLDFVYNDKNVLDFSDRYDLLPVTVSASDAMEADSEHAALRPFLEELAGSELYPVGETSWARVSESVKKNIGRAVAPGGNPRAVLEDIARDARAAETSAG; encoded by the coding sequence GTGTTGGCCGCACTGACGATCACAGCGACGCTGTCGGGCTGCGGGACGGGCGGCTCCGAGGGGGTCACCCTCAAGCTCGTCGCCGCCGACTACGGCAGCACCGACGCCAACACGTCGAAGAAGTACTGGGACGCACTCGCCCGCGCCTACGAGCAGAAGACGCCCGGCGTGAAGATCGACGTCAACGTCCTGTCCTGGAAGGACGTCGACCGCGAGGTCGCGGCGATGGTCGAGCGCGGCGAGGCGCCCGACCTGGCGCAGATAGGCGCCTACGCCGACTACGCGCGCGCCGGCAAGCTGTACCCGGTCGACAACCTCGTCTCCGTGCCCACCCAGGCCAACTTCCTGCCCCTGCTGCGGCAGGCCGGCGAGGTGGAGCGCGTCCAGTACGGCCTGCCGTTCGGCGCGAGCACCCGCATGCTCTTCTTCAACGAGGAACTGCTCGACCAGGCCGGGGCCGAGCCGCCCGCCGACTGGGACGGCCTGCGCGAGGCCGCCGCGAAGCTCAAGGCCAAGGACGTGAAGTACCCCTTCGCGCTGCCGCTCGGCTCCGAGGAGTCCCAGGCCGAGACCATGATGTGGCTGCTCGGCGGGGGCGGCGGCTACCGCGACGCGACCGGCACGGCGTACCAGATCGACTCGCCCGCGAACGTCGAGACGATGACGTGGCTCAAGGAGAAGCTGGTCGGCGCCGGCCTCACGGGCCCGGTCGCGCCCGGCGAACTCGACCGGCAGCAGGCGTTCGACGCGTTCGTGCGCGGCGAGGTCGGCATGCTGAACGGGCACCCCACGCTGATGGACACGGCCCGCAAGGCCGGGGTGAAGGTGGGCACCGTCCCGCTGCCCGGCATCGACGGCAAGGCGAAGGCGACGCTGGGCGTCGCCGACTGGATGATGGCGTTCAAGCAGAACGGCCACCGCAAGGAGATCGGGGCCTTCCTCGACTTCGTCTACAACGACAAGAACGTGCTGGACTTCTCCGACCGGTACGACCTGCTGCCCGTGACCGTCAGCGCCAGCGACGCCATGGAGGCGGACTCCGAGCACGCGGCGCTCCGCCCGTTCCTGGAGGAGCTGGCCGGATCGGAGCTGTACCCGGTGGGCGAGACGTCGTGGGCGCGGGTGAGCGAGAGCGTGAAGAAGAACATCGGCCGGGCCGTCGCCCCCGGCGGCAACCCGCGGGCCGTGCTGGAGGACATCGCGCGGGACGCCAGGGCAGCGGAGACGTCGGCGGGGTAG
- a CDS encoding SIS domain-containing protein translates to MSRTAAEIATQPQLWRRAAAEAARSAGAGRSRRASDSGGPSGSGGPSGSGGAPGPGGVLPRAGERVAVTGCGTSWFMALAYAALREAAGQGETDAFAASEFPAGRAGNYDRVVALTRSGTTTEVLQLLARLRGTTRTAALTADPGTPVVDAADEVAVLDWADEESVVQTRFATTALAYLRAGLGAVPGVKPVEEAALDAELAVTEPLPEALLAAEQWTFLGRGWTYGLALEAALKMREAAGAWTEAYPAMEYRHGPIAITGPHRVAWVFGALPEGLAADVARVGGTLHAHASADPLADLVRAQRLAVALAEARGLDPDRPRNLTRSVILP, encoded by the coding sequence ATGTCCCGTACAGCCGCCGAGATCGCCACCCAGCCGCAGCTCTGGCGCCGCGCCGCCGCCGAAGCCGCCCGCTCCGCCGGGGCGGGCCGCTCCCGCCGGGCGTCAGACTCGGGCGGGCCGTCAGGCTCGGGCGGGCCGTCAGGCTCGGGCGGGGCGCCCGGCCCGGGCGGGGTGCTGCCCCGCGCCGGGGAGCGCGTCGCCGTGACCGGGTGCGGCACCTCCTGGTTCATGGCGCTCGCCTACGCGGCGCTGCGGGAGGCGGCCGGTCAGGGCGAGACCGACGCGTTCGCCGCGTCCGAGTTCCCGGCCGGGCGGGCCGGGAACTACGACCGGGTGGTGGCGCTCACCCGGTCCGGTACGACGACGGAGGTGCTCCAGCTGCTCGCGCGGCTGCGCGGCACGACCCGCACGGCGGCGCTCACCGCCGACCCCGGCACCCCGGTGGTGGACGCGGCGGACGAGGTCGCGGTGCTGGACTGGGCGGACGAGGAGTCGGTGGTGCAGACCCGGTTCGCGACGACCGCCCTGGCGTACCTGCGGGCCGGGCTCGGCGCCGTACCGGGGGTCAAGCCGGTGGAGGAGGCCGCGCTCGACGCGGAGCTGGCGGTGACGGAGCCGCTGCCGGAGGCGCTGCTCGCGGCCGAGCAGTGGACGTTCCTGGGACGGGGGTGGACCTACGGGCTGGCACTGGAGGCGGCGCTGAAGATGCGGGAGGCGGCGGGCGCCTGGACGGAGGCGTACCCGGCCATGGAGTACCGGCACGGCCCCATCGCGATCACCGGCCCGCACCGGGTGGCGTGGGTGTTCGGCGCCCTGCCGGAGGGGCTGGCGGCGGACGTGGCGCGGGTCGGCGGGACCCTGCACGCCCACGCGTCGGCGGACCCGCTGGCCGACCTGGTCCGCGCGCAGCGCCTCGCGGTGGCGCTGGCGGAGGCGCGGGGCCTGGACCCGGACCGCCCGCGCAACCTGACCCGCAGCGTGATCCTCCCCTGA
- a CDS encoding glucosyl-3-phosphoglycerate synthase, translating into MLEEVERWLGRRSWSVADRPIDRLLAAKRAHGTTVSVVLPALNEEATVGDIVAVIRRDLMSEAVPLVDELVVLDSGSTDRTAEVAAKAGARVVARDEVLPRIPAVPGKGEVLWRSLLVTDGDVVCFVDSDLREFDADFVTGIVGPLLTEPDVQFVKAMYDRPFTGAGAGAAGGADRGGAGTGPGGAAGAEGAAGAAGIGAGGAAGAGAGADGGAGQGGRVTELVARPLLNLHWPLLAGFVQPLGGEYAARRSLLERLPFPVGYGVELGLLVDALHLVGLDALAQVDVGVRLHRHQDERALGRMAAAIYRTAQLRLSRGHLVRPRLTQFDRTEAGFTPRTHPVDTEERPPMREVAEYVRSRRVA; encoded by the coding sequence GTGCTGGAAGAGGTGGAGCGCTGGCTGGGCCGGCGGTCCTGGTCCGTGGCCGACCGGCCGATCGACCGGCTGCTCGCCGCGAAACGGGCCCACGGCACGACCGTGAGCGTCGTCCTGCCCGCGCTGAACGAGGAGGCGACGGTCGGGGACATCGTCGCCGTGATCCGCCGGGACCTGATGTCGGAGGCGGTGCCGCTCGTCGACGAGCTGGTGGTCCTGGACTCGGGCTCCACGGACCGGACGGCGGAGGTGGCCGCGAAGGCGGGCGCGCGGGTGGTGGCGCGGGACGAGGTGCTGCCCCGCATCCCCGCCGTGCCCGGCAAGGGCGAGGTGCTGTGGCGCTCCCTGCTGGTGACGGACGGGGACGTCGTGTGCTTCGTCGACTCCGACCTGCGGGAGTTCGACGCGGACTTCGTGACGGGGATCGTCGGGCCGCTGCTGACGGAGCCGGACGTGCAGTTCGTGAAGGCGATGTACGACCGGCCGTTCACCGGCGCGGGCGCGGGCGCGGCCGGTGGGGCGGACCGGGGCGGTGCCGGCACCGGGCCGGGCGGCGCGGCCGGGGCCGAGGGGGCTGCCGGGGCTGCCGGGATCGGGGCCGGCGGGGCTGCCGGTGCCGGTGCCGGTGCGGACGGGGGCGCCGGGCAGGGCGGGCGGGTGACGGAGCTGGTGGCGCGCCCGCTGCTGAACCTGCACTGGCCGCTGCTGGCCGGGTTCGTACAGCCGCTGGGCGGCGAGTACGCGGCCCGGCGCTCGCTGCTGGAGCGGTTGCCGTTCCCGGTGGGGTACGGGGTGGAGCTGGGGCTCCTGGTGGACGCGCTGCACCTGGTGGGGCTGGACGCGCTGGCGCAGGTGGACGTGGGCGTGCGGCTGCACCGGCACCAGGACGAGCGGGCGCTCGGCCGGATGGCGGCGGCGATCTACCGGACGGCGCAGCTCCGGCTGTCGCGCGGGCACCTCGTACGCCCCCGGCTCACGCAGTTCGACCGCACCGAGGCCGGGTTCACCCCGCGCACCCACCCGGTGGACACGGAGGAGCGGCCGCCGATGCGGGAGGTCGCGGAGTACGTGCGGAGCCGCCGCGTGGCTTGA
- a CDS encoding alpha,alpha-trehalose-phosphate synthase (UDP-forming) yields the protein MVSDILVASNRGPVSYALREDGALEARRGGGGLVSGLSAIGPDAGAVWVCAALGEGDREAVRRGVGETGVRMLDVDALAGEGTHADAYNGIANSVLWFVHHMLYQTPMEPVFDAAFRRRWEAYRAYNRAFAQALAAEAAPGAAVLIQDYHLTLAPGMLRALRPDLRIGHFSHTPWAPPEYFGLLPDDIARELLEGMLGADRLGFLTHRWADAFAACCARVVGGTGRTEIGVHGLGADAAFLRGRSRQEDVEERMAALRQQIGGADRKTVIRVDRTELSKNIVRGLLAFRELLAARPEWRGRVVHIAFAYPSRQDLEVYRRYTAEVSRVAEEINAEYGTETWTPVLLHVKDDFARSLAAYRLADVALVNPIRDGMNLVAKEVPVVSDEGCALVLSREAGAFEELGADAVAVNPYDVTATAEALHEALSMPPADRADRTKRLAAAATALPPQRWFLDQLEALRAAPSPAV from the coding sequence ATGGTCTCGGACATCCTGGTGGCATCGAATCGTGGTCCGGTCAGCTACGCGCTGCGCGAGGACGGGGCGCTGGAGGCCCGGCGCGGCGGCGGGGGCCTGGTGTCGGGGCTCTCCGCGATCGGGCCCGACGCGGGCGCGGTCTGGGTGTGCGCAGCGCTCGGTGAGGGCGACCGGGAGGCGGTGCGGCGCGGCGTCGGCGAGACGGGTGTCCGGATGCTGGACGTGGACGCGCTGGCGGGCGAGGGGACGCACGCCGACGCGTACAACGGCATCGCCAACTCGGTGCTGTGGTTCGTCCACCACATGCTGTACCAGACGCCGATGGAGCCCGTCTTCGACGCGGCCTTCCGCCGCCGGTGGGAGGCGTACCGGGCGTACAACCGGGCGTTCGCGCAGGCCCTCGCGGCGGAGGCGGCGCCCGGCGCGGCGGTCCTGATCCAGGACTACCACCTGACGCTGGCGCCCGGCATGCTCCGCGCGCTCCGCCCCGACCTGCGGATCGGGCACTTCTCGCACACCCCGTGGGCGCCGCCGGAGTACTTCGGCCTGCTCCCCGACGACATCGCCCGCGAGCTGCTCGAGGGCATGCTCGGCGCGGACCGGCTCGGCTTCCTCACCCACCGCTGGGCGGACGCGTTCGCCGCGTGCTGCGCGCGCGTGGTGGGCGGCACGGGGCGGACGGAGATCGGGGTGCACGGGCTGGGCGCGGACGCCGCCTTCCTGCGCGGCCGGTCGCGGCAGGAGGACGTCGAGGAGCGGATGGCGGCGCTGCGGCAGCAGATCGGCGGCGCCGACCGGAAGACGGTCATCCGCGTGGACCGCACGGAGCTGTCCAAGAACATCGTGCGCGGGCTGCTGGCCTTCCGCGAGCTGCTGGCGGCGCGCCCGGAGTGGCGCGGGCGGGTCGTGCACATCGCCTTCGCGTACCCGTCCCGCCAGGACCTGGAGGTCTACCGGCGGTACACGGCGGAGGTCTCGCGGGTGGCCGAGGAGATCAACGCCGAGTACGGCACGGAGACGTGGACGCCCGTCCTGCTCCACGTGAAGGACGACTTCGCCCGGTCGCTCGCCGCCTACCGCCTGGCGGACGTGGCGCTGGTCAACCCCATCCGGGACGGGATGAACCTGGTCGCCAAGGAGGTGCCGGTCGTCTCCGACGAGGGCTGCGCCCTGGTGCTGTCCCGCGAGGCGGGGGCGTTCGAGGAGCTGGGCGCCGACGCGGTGGCGGTCAACCCGTACGACGTCACCGCGACGGCCGAGGCGCTGCACGAGGCGCTGTCGATGCCCCCGGCCGACCGGGCGGACCGCACCAAGCGCCTGGCCGCCGCGGCCACGGCCCTGCCGCCGCAGCGCTGGTTCCTGGACCAGCTGGAGGCCCTGCGCGCCGCACCGTCGCCGGCCGTCTGA